One segment of Neodiprion fabricii isolate iyNeoFabr1 chromosome 1, iyNeoFabr1.1, whole genome shotgun sequence DNA contains the following:
- the LOC124177565 gene encoding uncharacterized protein LOC124177565 isoform X1 yields the protein MRSDHENGHMLAKFAPPPYGNKTANKLLESLIKSQSPALPNWPEYVVELVGHADTYEKSIERLGILQNDEFAYTTDSDNTGQEKASQITEKIKKESLEKIMEVPRLESDDSGELENDTRQDDDACNGTRAPM from the exons ATGCGATCCGACCATGAAAATGGACACATGTTGGCGAAATTTGCACCACCACCATACGGAAACAAAACAGCTAATAAATTATTAGAATCATTGATAAAATCACAAAGCCCTGCTTTGCCGAATTGGCCAGAATATGTCGTAGAACTTGTTGGTCATGCAG ACACATATGAGAAATCTATTGAAAGACTAGGCATTTTGCAAAACGATGAATTTGCTTATACAACAGATTCTGACAACACAGGACAAGAAAAGGCATCTCaaataactgaaaaaataaagaaagagagcTTAGAAAAAATCATGGAAGTGCCAAGACTTGAGAGCGATGATTCAGGTGAAT tGGAAAACGATACGAGGCAAGATGATGACGCGTGCAATGGAACCCGCGCGCCGATGTGA
- the LOC124177550 gene encoding uncharacterized protein LOC124177550, with amino-acid sequence MCDKRTLNRDKINETRRRQRQIVKAMARDIDMRLTSDETSTDESDDRTREPRECSDHCGTSAEEHTDPSMIVEQEEQNSTDYTTEEQENENSTRESSTEQEYEERRSRTSESTDDEEERNVYQELREWAVEFNIPHRNLEKLLDIIRRRFLPELPKSAKTFWKTNSCTCVIRETESGQFVYFGLESGLRAYIIEHLHPGNQIFLQVNVDGLSVFKSSSTQFWPILCKVHSPQMDLYTPFIVGCYCGNSKPLSRAPHIYTEYHHKPCQ; translated from the exons ATGTGTGACAAACGAACATTGAATAGAGACAAGATCAACGAAACGAGGCGAAGACAACGACAAATTGTAAAGGCAATGGCCCGTGATATTGATATGCGATTAACGTCAGATGAAACCTCGACAGACGAATCAG ATGATAGAACACGTGAACCTAGAGAATGTTCAGATCATTGTGGTACATCAGCTGAAGAACATACTGATCCATCAATGATAGTAGAACAAGAGGAACAAAACAGTACGGACTATACGAcagaagaacaagaaaatgAGAATAGCACACGTGAATCTTCAACAGAGCAGGAGTATGAGGAAAGAAGAAGTCGCACGTCAGAATCTACagacgacgaagaagaaagaaatgtATATCAGGAGCTTCGCGAATGGGCTGTTGAATTCAACATTCCACACAggaatcttgaaaaattattggacATTATTCGCAGAAGATTTTTACCTGAACTACCGAAATCAGCGAAGACTTTTTGGAAAACGAATTCTTGTACTTGTGTCATCAGAGAAACAGAAAGTGGTCAGTTTGTTTATTTCGGCTTAGAAAGTGGGCTTCGAGCTTATATAATCGAACACCTGCATCCGGGAAACCAAATCTTTTTACAAGTTAATGTAGATGGGCTGTCAGTTTTCAAATCAAGTTCAACGCAATTTTGGCCCATACTTTGTAAGGTGCATTCTCCGCAAATGGATTTGTATACACCGTTTATTGTAGGTTGTTATTGTGGGAATTCTAAACCTCTGTCACGAGCGCCGCATATTTACACCGAATATCATCATAAACcatgtcaataa
- the LOC124187847 gene encoding zinc finger MYM-type protein 1-like has product MWEDYNPEGDTLHIWKCDENDMHQTTDDLDPACPPSKDAVDSDGNLDAQSVNTGDMTIATDRNNLAEKVIEKDSTVSNIDWQDPAKWPNNISDSSRVALVKLGPTKIDRNTIFPFDTDRRRFTIENCYRTLKNGEKMERSWLIYSETKDSVYCFYCKLFGLRNIPTQLQSTGFRSWRHLQDSLSSHEKSKMHIECMTDWKELKVRLNCRKTIDDENQNLIQREETYWKQVLERLVEIIKHLAKRNMAFRGTVDRLYEPNNGNFLSQVELMAKFDPILSEHVRRVQSGDLQRVHYLGKETQNEFIDILGNAIFKEISRRVVAAKYYSIILDCTSDISHEEQMTAVVRFVTVSKNTVEICEHFIGFVVVDDTTGKGLYETLLDILKSNNLELNNCRGQGYDNGSNMKGKNSGVQARILKDNKRAFFVSCSCHNLNLVVSDAGHSSVTAELFFGVLQRLFAVFAASTQRWQILKEHVNISVKSLPETRWEGKMNAVKAVRFQIAEIRDALQELCRMSQGKDAKLRSELRGLCFEIESSSFLIRLVVWYDVLQVINKISKALQCPKVDLHTAMNMIDGALLQLQTFRESGFETCIATAKKMAEKLFFDYESQHDERPSDPMKRLEIEFLNKLCDIAISSLRERFEMTQNVCEPFSIIRNSDNFMRLDRTQILTKSKALKNYLTGEDENSDIDGRELAEELESLKAYFVAAGMTDLSALVMISHIIDKGLDEIYPNFTVTLRIFLTLPVTSASGERTFLKLKLIKTYLRSTMCQDRLNGLAAMSIEHGIYNELNFSDIKASFANKKSRKVPL; this is encoded by the exons ATGTGGGAAGACTACAACCCTGAAGGTGATACTCTGCACATATGGAAATGCGACGAAAATGATATGCA CCAAACCACGGATGATTTAGACCCCGCTTGTCCACCTTCCAAGGACGCCGTAGATTCTGATGGAAATTTGGACGCTCAGTCAGTGAATACCGGAGATATGACGATAGCTACAGATAGAAACAACTTGGCAGAAAAAGTTATAGAAAAAGATTCTACAGTATCAAATATTGATTGGCAAGATCCTGCTAAGTGGCCGAATAACATCAGCGACAGTTCACGCGTAGCATTGGTAAAGCTAGGGCCTACAAAAATAGATCggaatacaatttttccttTTGATACAGATCGCCGGCGCTTCACCATAGAAAATTGTTATCGAACCCTGAAGAATGGCGAAAAAATGGAGAGATCCTGGTTAATTTATTCAGAGACTAAGGATTCcgtttattgtttttactGCAAATTGTTTGGCCTCCGCAACATTCCAACCCAATTGCAATCGACCGGATTTAGATCCTGGCGGCACTTGCAAGACAGTTTGAGCTCGCatgaaaaatccaaaatgCACATTGAATGCATGACAGACTGGAAAGAACTCAAAGTCCGTTTAAATTGTAGAAAAACTATCGATGatgagaatcaaaatttaatccAAAGAGAGGAAACCTATTGGAAACAAGTACTTGAAAGActcgttgaaataattaagcATTTAGCTAAGCGGAATATGGCATTTCGAGGTACTGTCGATCGATTATACGAGCCGAATAACGGTAATTTCTTGAGCCAAGTTGAACTGATGGCGAAATTCGATCCTATTTTAAGCGAACATGTACGTCGAGTTCAAAGTGGAGACCTCCAGCGCGTTCACTATTTGGGAAAGGAAACTCAGAACGAATTCATTGACATACTGGGTaatgcaattttcaaagaaattagCAGGCGAGTGGTAGCCGCGAAATATTACTCCATAATTTTAGACTGCACCTCCGATATTAGTCATGAAGAACAAATGACTGCCGTTGTTCGATTTGTCACTGTATCTAAAAACACCGTGGAAATTTGCGAGCATTTCATTGGCTTCGTTGTTGTAGACGATACAACTGGTAAGGGATTGTATGAAACGTTGTTAGATATCTTGAAATCAAACAATCTTGAATTGAATAACTGTCGGGGTCAAGGGTATGACAATGGCAGTAATATGAAAGGTAAAAATAGTGGTGTTCAGGCCAGAATTTTGAAGGATAATAAAAGAGCGTTTTTCGTTTCCTGCAGTTGTCACAACCTCAACCTAGTAGTTTCAGATGCCGGACATTCGTCCGTCACAGCTGAACTATTCTTTGGTGTTCTTCAAAGGCTATTCGCAGTCTTCGCTGCTTCAACCCAGAGGTGGCAAATATTGAAGGAGCACGTTAATATCAGTGTGAAATCATTGCCTGAAACTCGCTGGGAAGGGAAAATGAATGCTGTAAAAGCTGTGAGGTTCCAAATAGCAGAAATCAGAGATGCGTTGCAGGAACTTTGTCGAATGTCGCAAGGTAAAGATGCAAAGCTGAGATCGGAACTAAGAGGCCTATGTTTCGAAATTGAGTCATCGTCTTTTCTGATTAGATTGGTAGTATGGTATGATGTACTGCAAGTGATCAACAAAATCAGTAAAGCTTTACAATGTCCGAAAGTTGATTTGCATACTGCGATGAACATGATTGATGGTGCTCTTCTTCAATTACAAACCTTTCGAGAATCCGGTTTCGAAACTTGCATAGCCACCGCTAAAAAAATGGCTGAGAA ACTATTCTTTGATTATGAGTCTCAGCACGACGAACGACCTAGCGATCCGATGAAAAGgttagaaattgaatttttgaacaaattatgCGATATAGCGATATCAAGCCTACGCGAACGTTTCGAAATGACCCAAAACGTTTGTGAACCATTTAGTATCATCCGAAACTCGGATAACTTTATGAGATTGGACAGAACCCAAATTTTGACTAAGTCCAAggctttaaaaaattatctgaCTGGTGAAGACGAGAACAGTGACATTGATGGTCGGGAGCTTGCCGAAGAACTGGAATCTTTAAAAGCTTACTTCGTAGCCGCTGGAATGACCGACTTGAGTGCACTCGTTATGATATCGCACATTATTGATAAAGGTCTGGATGAGATATATCCAAATTTCACTGTGACCTTAAGAATTTTCTTAACATTACCAGTAACCTCCGCGTCGGGTGAAAGGACCTTCTTAAAGCTAAAGCTCATCAAAACTTACCTGCGATCCACTATGTGCCAAGATCGACTGAATGGTTTAGCTGCGATGTCAATTGAGCATGGAATTTACAACGAGTTGAATTTCAGCGATATTAAAGCATCTTTTGCGAACAAAAAATCTCGCAAAGTCCCACTTTAA
- the LOC124177565 gene encoding uncharacterized protein LOC124177565 isoform X2, giving the protein MRSDHENGHMLAKFAPPPYGNKTANKLLESLIKSQSPALPNWPEYVVELVGHADTYEKSIERLGILQNDEFAYTTDSDNTGQEKASQITEKIKKESLEKIMEVPRLESDDSVENDTRQDDDACNGTRAPM; this is encoded by the exons ATGCGATCCGACCATGAAAATGGACACATGTTGGCGAAATTTGCACCACCACCATACGGAAACAAAACAGCTAATAAATTATTAGAATCATTGATAAAATCACAAAGCCCTGCTTTGCCGAATTGGCCAGAATATGTCGTAGAACTTGTTGGTCATGCAG ACACATATGAGAAATCTATTGAAAGACTAGGCATTTTGCAAAACGATGAATTTGCTTATACAACAGATTCTGACAACACAGGACAAGAAAAGGCATCTCaaataactgaaaaaataaagaaagagagcTTAGAAAAAATCATGGAAGTGCCAAGACTTGAGAGCGATGATTCAG tGGAAAACGATACGAGGCAAGATGATGACGCGTGCAATGGAACCCGCGCGCCGATGTGA